The following nucleotide sequence is from Dehalogenimonas formicexedens.
CCAATCCGTTAGAACCTAAAGCGCTGCCGGCATTGAAACCGAACCAGCCGAACCACAGTAGCGACGCGCCGATTAGCACCATGGGTATGTTGTTGGGTTCCATGGTTTCCTTTTTGAAACCTTTTCTAGCGCCCAATAACAGGACAAGAGCTAACGCTGAGACGCCCGCGTTGATATGGACCACCGTTCCGCCGGCAAAATCCAGAACGCCAAGTTGAGCCAGCCAACCGCCGCCCCACACCCAGTGCGAGATCGGTCCGTATATGAGTGCCAACCAGGCAACCGCGAAGACCATGAGCGCCGAGAACTTGATACGCTCCACCACCGCCCCGGTGATCAGGGCTACCGTGATGATGGCGAACATGCCCTGGAACATCATGAAAATGAGGTGCGGAACTGTGGTTGCGTATACGTCCGAAGGCGCTTCGCCGACATTGTTCATCCCGAAGAAATGGAAGTTGCCGATAAATCCGCCGATATCGGGCCCGAATCCTAAAGTATAACCGAAGACTATCCACAGCACGCCCACCAGCGCAAGGATCGAGAAGCTCATCATTAGCGTCGAGATAAGATTCTTGCGCCTGACCATGCCACCGTAGAATAAGGCTAACCCCGGTGTCATCAGCATCACCAACGCTGTCGAGACCAGGAGCCACGCGGTATCGCCCGTGTCCAAGGTAGAGTTCCCCCTTTCGTTTTCCTGATACCAGTCTAACAGCCGGACGTTACCCGCTGATTTCACCGGTATTACGAAGGGGTTAAGATTGTGTTTCCAATTTGTTTCGGGTGATGTTGCGCGATGCCACGGTTGAGATGTTTCAACCGTGTTTCACGTGTGAAGTGTTCCGGGGAAATATGAAAAGTCGGTGATAGGAACCTGGAGACTAAAATTTGTAATTTGAAATCTGGGTATAAGCTCGCGTGGGGGGTTAGATAACCCTCTTGAACCGGTAACCGATGTTCCTGACGGTTTCCACATAGATCTGTCCGGACTCCTCGATCTTGGAACGCAACCGTCTGACATGGACATCTACCGTCCTGTCGCCGCCAAAGTACTCGTAGCCCCAGACCTTGTTCAGCAGCACCTCA
It contains:
- a CDS encoding ammonium transporter, translated to MDTGDTAWLLVSTALVMLMTPGLALFYGGMVRRKNLISTLMMSFSILALVGVLWIVFGYTLGFGPDIGGFIGNFHFFGMNNVGEAPSDVYATTVPHLIFMMFQGMFAIITVALITGAVVERIKFSALMVFAVAWLALIYGPISHWVWGGGWLAQLGVLDFAGGTVVHINAGVSALALVLLLGARKGFKKETMEPNNIPMVLIGASLLWFGWFGFNAGSALGSNGLAAEAFVTTNTAAAMAALTWILLSWRQRRPTLLGAATGAVVGLVAITPAAGYVTPLAAIAIGAIAACASYFAMNWRSKRNFDDSLDVFACHGVGGIVGALATGLFATVAVNAAGFDGLFHGNAMQLGKQALGVLATGGFALIGTLVIGKIIDKTMGLRVTEVEEVVGLDLSQHGERAYGGIK